One stretch of Armigeres subalbatus isolate Guangzhou_Male chromosome 2, GZ_Asu_2, whole genome shotgun sequence DNA includes these proteins:
- the LOC134211170 gene encoding protein sprouty, translating to MDRRNGGDPLAPPRPPKSLPRVHRPRAPEPTIMSAANSQSSVNNTTISTTTNRSLHNVPQLSPNPRNLSSSSSPVRNISSNISSSIPPPLPPAPQIAPLTPLHTRSSSNSSSLSSSSHHHPPHHHSHFPSSHSVSNSLAQPASTFSRRRPPAALPTISIPSILNPGVETTASNPTTTSASSPVTLAAPRPENERLTNEYVDTPFSRLSPASNRQRGQHVVGSASTAGTAASPASPGAPSIDQHRQLSVSQQINNRLHSPSTIHSSNSTTVSTLGKPIGSTATTTTLHSSNRNFNNNTINTRPNQLPLGHSTVSAAAATTTTTTGTTGIPLSGAPTIQSATLPITKQPVSNTFSKDSPAAGLHELDIDLHPSSGDLLNSITCPNCKKCRCEECQRPRQLPSRWFCDKTCLCSAETIIDYASCTCCVKALFYHCSKDQEMERESDTVSCADDPCSCVPHKRTTRWGCLAALSLPLPCLLCYWPMRGCVAVCAKCYAKHSRHGCRCQSQNGSSLAGSILSGTGLVGGGLGGGGNGGSQGGNGQLDRGSNISISKFSAVNSTSPFGKGHHHHHHHHHHSGDLTPEKRLLDSSPEY from the coding sequence ATGGATCGCAGAAATGGCGGCGATCCTTTGGCGCCTCCTCGGCCCCCTAAGTCCTTGCCTCGTGTTCATCGTCCCCGGGCTCCCGAGCCGACCATAATGAGCGCTGCCAACAGCCAGTCTTCTGTGAATAATACGACGATCAGTACGACTACGAATCGAAGTCTCCATAACGTACCGCAACTGTCACCAAATCCTAGGAATCTAAGCTCTTCCAGTTCCCCCGTACGAAATATAAGTAGCAATATTAGTTCATCAATTCCACCGCCGTTGCCACCGGCGCCGCAGATAGCGCCCTTGACGCCACTCCACACCCgaagcagcagcaacagcagcagcctCAGCAGCAGTAGTCACCATCATCCCCCACACCACCACTCCCACTTTCCTAGTAGTCATAGCGTTAGTAATAGTTTAGCTCAGCCAGCAAGTACCTTCTCACGACGACGTCCACCGGCAGCTCTACCAACCATCTcgattccgagcattttgaaccCAGGCGTAGAGACGACAGCGTCGAACCCGACGACCACGTCTGCCTCATCCCCGGTCACCCTGGCTGCACCTAGACCAGAGAACGAAAGGCTTACCAACGAGTATGTCGATACGCCGTTCAGTAGACTGTCGCCCGCATCCAACCGTCAACGGGGGCAGCATGTTGTTGGATCCGCGTCGACCGCCGGGACGGCGGCGTCTCCAGCGTCCCCTGGGGCACCCAGTATCGACCAGCACCGTCAACTATCAGTATCGCAACAAATCAACAATCGATTACATTCGCCTAGCACTATACATAGTAGCAATAGTACAACGGTGTCGACCCTCGGTAAGCCAATCGGATCCACGGCGACGACTACGACGCTGCACAGCAGCAATAGGAACTTTAATAATAACACAATCAATACTAGGCCAAACCAATTACCACTGGGACACTCGACGGTGTCTGCGGCggcggcaacgacaacaaccaCAACGGGAACGACCGGCATACCCTTGTCGGGCGCACCAACGATACAGTCAGCAACATTGCCAATTACCAAACAACCAGTATCAAACACTTTTAGTAAAGACTCACCGGCAGCCGGTCTGCACGAGCTCGACATCGATCTGCACCCGTCTAGTGGTGATCTACTTAATTCCATCACCTGCCCGAACTGTAAAAAGTGCCGGTGCGAGGAATGCCAACGGCCGAGGCAGCTGCCCTCTCGATGGTTTTGCGATAAGACCTGTCTCTGCAGTGCGGAGACCATTATCGACTACGCTTCGTGCACATGCTGCGTCAAGGCACTCTTCTACCACTGTTCAAAGGATCAGGAAATGGAACGCGAGAGTGATACAGTCTCCTGCGCGGATGATCCCTGCTCGTGCGTTCCTCATAAGCGAACGACACGTTGGGGCTGCTTGGCAGCCCTCTCGCTCCCACTGCCCTGTCTTTTGTGCTACTGGCCAATGCGGGGTTGTGTCGCCGTCTGTGCAAAATGCTACGCTAAACATTCCCGACACGGTTGCCGCTGTCAGTCACAGAACGGTAGCAGTCTCGCCGGCAGTATACTCAGTGGTACTGGTCTGGTGGGAGGTGGACTGGGCGGGGGTGGCAACGGTGGTTCCCAAGGTGGCAACGGTCAGCTGGATCGTGGCAGCAACATCAGCATCAGCAAGTTTTCCGCCGTCAATAGTACTAGCCCTTTTGGCAAGggtcaccaccaccaccatcatcatcatcatcattcggGGGATCTAACGCCCGAGAAGCGGCTGCTCGATTCCAGTCCGGAGTACTGA